A stretch of DNA from Eschrichtius robustus isolate mEscRob2 chromosome 12, mEscRob2.pri, whole genome shotgun sequence:
GAGCATATGCCAGCACATTCACACTTGCTTACAGACCAAGATAGTTGCATAAGGAGTTTGAGCCTCGGGCACCCACCCAGCGgagttaaaaatatttcctccAGAGACATTGAGCCAGTCTTTAAACTGCAGCAATCACAAGAACTGACGTtctggatttccctggcggtccagtggttaagactccgcgcttctactgcagggggcgggggttcgatccctggtcagggaactaagatcccgcatgctgaaagaaagggagggaggaaggaaggaaggaaggaagaaagaaagaaagagctgaCATTCACTGGGTGCCTACTCTTTCCAAGTCATGTGCTAGGCATTTTAAGTAGTCTAACTTAATTGTGCAGTCCTAACACGACgctatgaagaaactgaggcacacacagGGAGGGTTAGCACTTTACCCAAGGTTGCAGCCAGAAAATAGAgcagctgagattcaaacccaggtgaatctgggtttgaatctctaCCCTCTACCTCTATAGCGATGGAGCCCTTTGGCTCCTACTATATGTCGCCGGTAATCAGCCCTGCACTGCAACCTGAATCCGTTCAGAGGTAATAGCCTCACAAATAAAGCAGACATGATTCTAACTTCAAGAGCTGTTTATTGAGCGCTTAAAACGTGCAGGCTCTGGGATCCAGAGGGCACAGGAAAATTCTTTTCTCTCGCTCAGATTTGATGTCTGTCCGAGGGCGGCTGCTTCTCAGGGTAGGGCCCAAATTTCAGGAGGAAGCTCCACCTGACCGTTTCCACACTGGGCAGGAGGCTGACGTGAGCCGAGACAAAGCTGAATTGGGGGGAGATCTATCTGAGTCTGGGGCGGGGCGAGGCGGGGCGAGATGGAAGCCCAGCCCACCCGTAACGGAGCCGGCGCTCGGTTCGCGCTCTCTGGGAGCTGGGCCTGGATAAGCAAGGGCGGGAGGGGCAGAGGTAGAGCCAGGGCAGAGATCCAGTCTGCGTCGGGTCCGTGTTATGACGCGAGGGGCCGGGGACGGGGGCTGGCCGCCCCGAAGACCCGGGACCTGGTGGTGTGCCGCGGGCCGTGACGGCTGCAGTGCGTCCGCCGCAGCGCTAGGGGGCGAGCGCCGGGGGCCGGAGGGGTCCGAGCCAGAGACAGCGAGATACAGATCCGTGCGGAGCGAGGATACGGAGCGTCCCGGAGCCAGGCGTCAGCATGTCAGTACTGCCCCCTCCCCATGCGCGGCGTATTCCTCCTCATTGTCCCCCGCTCTCCCCGTCTGCTCCGCGCGTACAGTTCTCAAGTGACTAAGCCGCCCCGCACGCCCTTATTGCGTCTGTCGTTCCCTCCCAGAGCATAACGAGCCACAGCCGCCCAGAGTCAAGTTCCCGaagcccccacccccaaactccaCGGTTTGTCACCcagtgggaggaaggaggaaactgaggcaggagagaCTGCCGCCTCTCTCTGTGGACCCGGGAGCCCCACCCACAGTGGGTGGGGTCGGCACAGAAGGGGTTGAGCCTGAGGGGGAAGTCGGGGGCTCCAGGCTCAGGGGCGGATCCTGGGGTTTCCTCTCTCCTGGTCCAGAGGTGCAGTTGCTGCGGAGGTGGCTGATGCAGGTGAGGGGCTTATAGCCCTCTGAGTGGAATGTGGTATGAGGGGAGGGGGCTACCTGTTACTGATCAGTGTAGAATTGGCCTCAAGCTCACGGGCCCTtcctggggagggggggaaggggagcCAAGTCATCCTCTATGGAACAGGTGAGTAAAAGGGTGGGGCCCAGCGGCCACCTATCGCTAGAAATCCCCCAGCATTGACCCTCCTGCCAGCAGAGCCTGGGGTAGGATGGGCACACAATGGAGTTCGGGGTCAGGAGGTCTGAGCCCCCAACCTGGTAGCCGTTGGACACCCCTGTGGATGTAGGAAGGAAGCTGTGGTTCTTATCTAGCTAGGGTGGCTACGAAACAGGCCAGTGGGGAACCAGGCCTGCAGGAGCCACACTGCTGTGTGAGCCGGGCCCTTTCTGAGGGGCAGTTGGGTCCATGCCCAGTCAAAGTGTCCTGAGCTGGGCAGTGTTGGGGAGGGAGCCATGGACTCTGTGCCCCTGGTAGGGAAGGCAGTCCAGGGAGGGGAAATTTGAGCCTGATGGGTGGGTGAATGGCACCCCAATATCGGTTAGGTGGCAGGCATGGCCCAGGTGGTCAAAAAGGCTGGGACCTGGAGTAGGGAGAAGGGTGGGACAGGGGAGTTCCTAGGGAAGCTATGTTCCCCGAAGGGAATACAGTGTTTAAGCAGGGGGTCGTGGTGTCTAGTTTGTATGCTCTGTCTGATGGCCAGCCAGCTGCAATGGTGTAGGGCTGGATCTACTCTCCTGGGGAGGACAAAGCGGTAGCCAGAGCAGGCTGGGGCCTGGACTCTTGAGTTCTGCCCTAGCCTTTAGCCCTCAGCCTCCATACAGTGTAAGGTAGAGCACCCAGGACCCATCCCCTCTGCTCTCCACCTGAGTCAGGTCCCCCAGGTATAGGGGATGGGATCCTCCAGGTCACCTGTGCCATCAGGTGAGTATGGGGACAAGGTGCAGCCCACCAGTTCCAGGATGTGTGGCCCTCCTTAGCACTCTGTCAGccactccctgccccagccccatccTCCCTTCTGGCACAGCCCAGCATGGCTGTTGTCCACAGGAGGAGCACCCTTCTGGTCTCAGGAGATACCACTGCCTGGAGACTGTGGCCTTAACCCCCAGCCTGCCACTGAGCCACCTGTAACCCAGCAGGAGATGACCTTGGCTCCCAGCCTGGCAGCTGAGCCTGGATCCCACATGTAGGCGAGAGCTGACTCTGAGCCCTGGCCCAGCCAAGCTGACCCCTACCCTAGACCCTATACACCAGGTGGCTCTGATCCTGAGTACCACCCCAGCCCAACTGACTCTGGATCCTGCATGCCAGCCAGAGGTGACCCTGAGATCCAACCTGGCCAAGCTGATCCTGGATCCTACACACCAGCCAGATCTGACCCTGAGCCCCAGGCTAGCTGAGTTGACCCTGGGTTCTGCATGCCATCCAGAGATGACCCTCAGTCCTGGCTCAACTGAGCTGACCCTGGATCCCGCACGCCAGCCAGAGGAGACCCCAGCCCCCAACCTGGCTGAGCtgaccctggagcctgtgcactgcCGACCTGAGCTCCTGGATGCCTGTGCCGACCTCATCAATGAGCAGTGGCCCCGCAGCCGCACCTCCCGCCTGCACTCCTTGGGCCAGTCCTCAGATGCCTTCCCCCTCTGCTTGATGCTGCTGAGCCCTCGTCCCACGCCAGAGGCAGCCCCCATTGTGGTGGGCCATGCCCGCCTGTCACGGGTGCTGGACCGGCCCCAGAGCCTCCTAGTGGAGACGGTGGTGGTGGCCCGAGCCTTGAGGGGCCGTGGCTTTGGCCGCCGCCTCATGGAGGGCCTCGAAGCCTTTGCTCAGGCCCGGGGCTTCCGCCGGCTACACCTCACCACCCATGACCAGCTGCACTTCTACGCCCACCTGGGCTACCAGCTGGGTGAGCCTGTGCAAGGCCTGGTCTTCACCAGTCAGCGGCTGCCTGCCATCCTGCTCAATGCCTTCCCCAGGGCCCCCTTTCCCCGGCCACCCTGCAAGGCCCCTAGCCTGACTGCCCAAGCTGCCCCAAGAGCCCCCAAGGGGTCATCATTgccgccacccccacccctgcctgagCCCTTGACCACCCTACCCCCACCTCCAGGAGGGCCCCCTCCACAAAGCCTGCTGGAGACTCAATACCAAGACCTGAGAAGACGCCCCATATTCTGGATGGAGAAAGACATCTGAGGGCTACCCAGGGCAAGATGCTGTCTTTCTGGGTCAGTTGACTGCCCAGGACAGTACCAGCCTCAGCCCACTGGCCATCCCTCAGCTTCTAGCCCCTGAGGGCAGCTTCAGCCTAGGCATGTTTCCTGAGTGCCAGTGGAGATGGCGCCATGGCTGTGGCTCAGAGCTCTCAGTGTGGCTGAATAAAGGCTTCTGTTGGGTGTGGTTGTGACAGTGTATTTGTTGACCCCCACCCTCATCTCCCAGCCTTGTCTTAGGTCCTCTGTCCCTGCAGGGGCCCTCAGATCCACCTCGGCCTTAGGGCCATGGGTGGAGAGACACCTGCCTTTTACCTCTCTCACTCTGCCAGGCCCAGGGGACAAGGAGACATTCACTCATCAccattcactgagcacctgctgtgttaCAGGCCCTGGATTGGGCACAGGCAGTGGGGAACTAGACAGATAGGGTCTCAACCCAAGGGACAGGGCAGGGCATACTGTGGCAGGATCCATGCTGGGACAGTGGGAGCTAAAGTGCCCTCACTCCACTTGGAGATCTGGGAGACCTCCCAGGGCAGGTGATGTCATAGCAGAGACCTGAGTGCTGAGTAGAAATTAAGCCAGGCAAGGTGGGGGCTGAGTGTTCTTGGGGCAGGAaacaaaatgggcagaggaaagaAGGGGACTTGTGAAAGCTGTAGGTGGGGGAGGTGTCAGAGGGCACGGTGGTGCTATGGCAGAGATGGACAATACAGAAGGGGAGCTGCCCAAACCAGCTTGGGTTGTGGCTGCTCTGAGAGGCCTATGAGACCCCTTGGGAACCAGGCTTTACGCACCTCCCTTTCTTGtgaggaggagctggaggagttTTCCCAGCTTTCTCTGCTGTGTGGAAGGTGTGGCCATGGCCATGGAGTCTAAGCTCACACCCCCTCTCTCCTGCAGGTTTCCATCCCTGGGGCATGACCATGCAGCTAGGCCTGGCCCTGGTGCTAGGGGTGGCCCTGTGCTTGGGGTGTGGCCAGCCCCTGCTGCAAGCCCCTGAACACCCCTTCTTGGTGCTGTGGAACGTGCCCTCAGCACACTGTAAGGCCCGCTTTGGCGTGCACCTGCCACTAGAGGCCCTGGGCATTGCAGCCAACCGTGGCCAGCGTTTCCACGGCCAGAATGTCACCATCTTCTACAAGAACCAGCTCGGCTTCTATCCCTACCTTGGGCCGAGGGGCACAGCTCACAATGGGGGCATCCCCCAGGCTGTGCCCCTTGACCGCCACCTGGCATGGGCTGCCTATCAGATCCGCCGCAGCCTGCAACCTGGCTTCGCTGGCCTGGCAGTACTGGACTGGGAGGAATGGTGTCCGCTCTGGGCTGGGAACTGGGGCCGCCGCCAGGTCTATCAGACAGCCTCCTGGGCTTGGGCACAGCGGTTATTCCCCAACCTGGACCCCCAGGAGCAGCTCTACAAGGCCCGTATCGGCTTTGAACAGGCAGCCCGTGCACTGAT
This window harbors:
- the NAA80 gene encoding LOW QUALITY PROTEIN: N-alpha-acetyltransferase 80 (The sequence of the model RefSeq protein was modified relative to this genomic sequence to represent the inferred CDS: deleted 1 base in 1 codon), whose amino-acid sequence is MPARGDPEIQLAKLILDPTHQPDLTLSPRLAELTLGSACHPEMTLSPGSTELTLDPARQPEETPAPNLAELTLEPVHCRPELLDACADLINEQWPRSRTSRLHSLGQSSDAFPLCLMLLSPRPTPEAAPIVVGHARLSRVLDRPQSLLVETVVVARALRGRGFGRRLMEGLEAFAQARGFRRLHLTTHDQLHFYAHLGYQLGEPVQGLVFTSQRLPAILLNAFPRAPFPRPPCKAPSLTAQAAPRAPKGSSLPPPPPLPEPLTTLPPPPGGPPPQSLLETQYQDLRRRPIFWMEKDI